From Sediminitomix flava, the proteins below share one genomic window:
- the argS gene encoding arginine--tRNA ligase, with product MNLEQLICQGISEAFKGLYDADVASTDISLQPTKKEFEGALTFVTFPYGRISKQKPEETANAIGAYLKENNAAVADFNVVKGFLNLVISDKVWIEALDAMLKDSSFAQLESKGQNVMVEYSSPNTNKPLHLGHLRNNFLGYSLSNILSANGYDVIKANLVNDRGVHICKSMLAYQRFGNDEQPSAELKGDHLAGKYYVEFDKHCKKQIAELAIEKKSEYTSLANVEDPKSYKAELEKKGKDGELTDEEKVQIKDLKELMTFAEKNAPLLLEAQEMLRKWEAGDEEVVTLWTKMNNWVYEGFDQTYKLMGVSFDKMYKESNTYLLGKEVVEEGLEKGVFFKKEDGSVWIDLSEDGLDEKLVLRGDGTAVYMTQDMGTADLKYEDYKISKSVYVVGNEQDYHFKVLKLIMQKLGRSYADGIYHMSYGMVELPSGKMKSREGTVVDADDLIYGMIDIAEERTKESGKIDNFTEEEAKTLYRTLALGALKYYLLKVDPRRKMMFNPEESIDFQGDTGVYIQYNHAKISALLRRAELEGIAPSGFESLETLSQVEADLIQFLGKFKDKIAEAGRDYSPSVIANYVYDLSKLYSKFYAEMPIFNEEDSAKKSFRIGLSAMTQKTIKAALAMLGVESPERM from the coding sequence ATGAATCTCGAACAACTGATTTGCCAAGGTATTTCCGAGGCGTTTAAAGGACTCTATGATGCAGACGTAGCATCGACAGATATATCTCTTCAACCAACAAAAAAGGAATTTGAAGGTGCTCTTACTTTTGTAACCTTCCCTTATGGTAGAATCAGCAAACAAAAACCTGAAGAAACAGCCAATGCGATTGGTGCATATTTGAAAGAAAATAATGCAGCTGTTGCAGACTTCAACGTGGTTAAAGGATTTTTGAACCTTGTAATTTCTGATAAGGTTTGGATTGAAGCTCTTGATGCCATGTTGAAAGATAGTTCTTTTGCCCAATTGGAAAGCAAAGGACAAAATGTAATGGTTGAATATTCTTCGCCAAACACAAACAAACCACTTCACTTAGGGCACCTAAGAAATAACTTTTTAGGTTATTCTTTGTCAAATATTCTTTCAGCAAACGGTTATGACGTAATCAAAGCCAATTTGGTAAATGACCGTGGAGTTCACATTTGTAAGTCTATGTTGGCTTACCAAAGGTTTGGAAATGATGAACAACCATCAGCTGAATTGAAAGGTGATCACCTTGCAGGAAAATATTATGTAGAATTCGATAAGCACTGCAAAAAGCAAATTGCAGAGTTGGCTATTGAAAAGAAATCAGAATATACTTCTCTAGCAAATGTAGAAGACCCTAAATCTTACAAAGCTGAGCTGGAGAAAAAAGGGAAAGACGGAGAGCTTACTGACGAAGAGAAAGTTCAGATCAAAGACTTGAAAGAGTTGATGACTTTCGCTGAAAAGAATGCCCCTCTCCTTTTAGAAGCTCAAGAAATGCTTCGTAAGTGGGAAGCTGGTGATGAAGAAGTAGTAACCCTTTGGACTAAAATGAACAACTGGGTATACGAAGGATTCGATCAGACATATAAACTGATGGGTGTTTCTTTTGACAAAATGTATAAAGAGTCGAACACCTACCTATTGGGTAAAGAAGTTGTTGAAGAAGGATTAGAAAAAGGAGTTTTCTTCAAAAAAGAAGATGGATCTGTTTGGATTGACCTTTCTGAAGATGGATTAGATGAGAAACTAGTTCTTCGTGGCGATGGTACAGCAGTTTATATGACGCAAGATATGGGTACTGCTGATCTTAAATACGAAGATTACAAAATCTCTAAATCAGTTTATGTAGTAGGTAATGAGCAAGATTATCACTTCAAAGTGTTGAAGTTGATCATGCAAAAACTTGGTCGCTCTTATGCTGATGGTATCTATCATATGTCATATGGTATGGTAGAACTTCCATCTGGTAAGATGAAATCTCGTGAAGGAACAGTTGTAGACGCTGACGATTTGATCTATGGAATGATCGATATCGCAGAAGAAAGAACAAAAGAGTCAGGAAAGATTGACAATTTCACTGAGGAAGAAGCAAAAACACTTTATAGAACCCTTGCATTGGGTGCTTTGAAGTACTACCTACTAAAAGTAGACCCTCGTAGAAAAATGATGTTTAACCCAGAAGAATCTATTGATTTCCAAGGAGACACTGGTGTTTACATCCAATATAACCATGCTAAAATTTCGGCTTTATTGCGTAGAGCTGAGTTGGAAGGTATTGCTCCTTCAGGATTTGAATCATTGGAAACACTTTCTCAAGTAGAGGCTGATCTGATTCAATTCTTAGGCAAATTCAAAGATAAAATTGCGGAAGCAGGTAGAGATTATTCTCCTTCTGTGATTGCCAACTATGTTTATGATCTTTCGAAATTGTACTCGAAATTCTATGCTGAAATGCCAATATTCAATGAAGAAGATTCAGCTAAAAAATCTTTCAGAATTGGTTTATCTGCAATGACACAAAAAACAATTAAAGCTGCATTGGCTATGCTTGGTGTTGAATCACCGGAGCGTATGTAA
- a CDS encoding 2-phosphosulfolactate phosphatase produces the protein MRKIEVCYTPELIQLYPLEDKVVVVVDVLRATSCMVAGLANGVKEVRPVASVDAAWEIAKEGYITAGERNGVKVEGFQIGNSPFEHMEMGKSNAKIVQTTTNGTLAIDKSAYAPHVIIGAMLNVSAVAEYLKKYDHDVIIHCAGWKGKYSLEDSLFAGALLERLKSDFTIGCDAGLAALTMYNAVKDDIFGFMKTSSHVQRLGKLGVIDDIEYCLKEDIFDIVPVLENTAIVVPEQ, from the coding sequence ATGAGAAAAATAGAAGTTTGTTATACGCCTGAGCTTATCCAGCTTTATCCTTTAGAAGATAAGGTTGTAGTGGTTGTAGATGTCTTAAGAGCGACATCTTGCATGGTTGCAGGTTTGGCCAATGGTGTGAAAGAAGTGAGACCTGTAGCGTCAGTTGATGCAGCTTGGGAGATTGCAAAAGAGGGCTACATCACTGCTGGTGAGCGCAACGGAGTAAAGGTAGAAGGATTCCAAATCGGAAATTCGCCTTTTGAGCACATGGAAATGGGTAAGTCAAATGCTAAAATTGTCCAAACGACTACGAATGGTACATTAGCAATCGACAAATCGGCTTATGCTCCTCATGTCATTATAGGTGCAATGCTAAATGTTTCTGCAGTAGCAGAATACCTAAAAAAGTATGACCACGATGTGATTATTCATTGTGCAGGTTGGAAAGGCAAATACAGCTTAGAAGATTCTTTGTTCGCTGGAGCACTTTTAGAAAGACTAAAATCAGATTTTACAATTGGATGTGATGCAGGTTTGGCTGCTTTGACTATGTACAATGCGGTCAAAGATGATATTTTCGGATTTATGAAAACCTCATCACACGTTCAGAGACTCGGTAAATTAGGAGTTATTGACGACATTGAATATTGCTTAAAGGAAGATATATTTGATATTGTCCCTGTATTGGAAAATACAGCTATCGTAGTGCCTGAGCAATAA
- the smpB gene encoding SsrA-binding protein SmpB: MAKKEKAEFKKNVSIKNRKASHEYHFVEKFTAGMVLTGTEIKSIRQSKVNMQDAFCLFVGEELFVRNMHIAPYEMSTMVNHEAKADRKLLLNKRELRKIKEALKDQGVTIVPTFMYITSRGWAKIEIAVSKGKKLYDKRQDLKAKDQKREMGKY, translated from the coding sequence ATGGCTAAGAAGGAAAAGGCAGAATTCAAGAAAAATGTAAGTATAAAAAACCGTAAAGCTTCTCATGAATATCATTTTGTTGAGAAATTTACGGCAGGTATGGTATTGACAGGTACCGAAATCAAATCAATCAGACAGTCGAAAGTAAACATGCAAGATGCTTTCTGTCTTTTTGTAGGAGAGGAACTTTTTGTACGAAATATGCACATTGCACCTTATGAAATGTCCACTATGGTCAATCATGAGGCTAAAGCAGATCGTAAACTTCTATTGAATAAAAGAGAGCTGAGAAAAATTAAAGAAGCGCTCAAAGATCAAGGGGTTACGATAGTTCCTACATTTATGTACATTACTTCTAGAGGTTGGGCTAAAATCGAAATCGCGGTATCTAAGGGTAAAAAACTTTACGATAAGCGTCAAGATTTAAAAGCTAAAGATCAGAAGAGGGAAATGGGCAAATACTAA
- a CDS encoding aminotransferase class IV: MVSYNFELIPEKKIGALNLDRGFQYGDGLFETMICENGQILFLEDHLERLRKGLKALRITPPKSLNKETIISEVRSLAEADGLGDHIRVKLTTWRKEGGLYTPISNEANVMITVKPVQQQTDENYFIKTDFCETSTVAYSAVSFCKTLSSMSYVLAGIEKKEKEVDDLIICNTEGYVAEFISSNIFWIKDDKVYTPKLETGCVAGISRKNIIKVLENHGYKVKKVLARKYDLTYADVILSTNIAGVKIVKELEGRTYNSPRAWRTLFLKAYDL, encoded by the coding sequence ATGGTCAGCTATAATTTTGAACTGATTCCAGAGAAAAAGATAGGAGCGTTGAATTTAGATCGTGGGTTTCAATATGGAGACGGCTTATTTGAAACCATGATCTGTGAAAATGGACAGATTTTATTTTTAGAAGATCATTTGGAACGTCTTCGTAAAGGATTAAAAGCTTTACGTATTACCCCACCAAAGTCATTGAACAAAGAGACAATTATTTCTGAAGTTCGTTCTTTGGCTGAAGCTGATGGACTTGGTGATCATATTCGCGTAAAGTTAACCACTTGGCGAAAGGAGGGAGGTTTGTATACTCCAATTTCAAATGAAGCAAATGTCATGATTACAGTAAAGCCTGTTCAGCAACAGACTGATGAAAATTATTTTATCAAAACTGACTTTTGCGAAACTTCAACTGTAGCCTATTCAGCTGTCTCTTTCTGTAAAACTTTGTCTTCAATGTCATACGTTTTGGCCGGAATTGAGAAAAAAGAGAAAGAGGTCGATGATCTGATTATTTGTAATACAGAAGGGTATGTTGCTGAATTTATCAGTAGTAATATTTTCTGGATAAAAGATGATAAAGTCTACACTCCCAAATTAGAAACTGGATGTGTTGCTGGAATTAGTCGTAAAAACATTATTAAAGTACTAGAAAACCACGGTTATAAGGTAAAGAAAGTACTTGCCCGAAAATATGATCTTACTTATGCTGATGTGATTCTTTCTACAAATATTGCAGGAGTAAAGATCGTAAAAGAATTAGAAGGGAGAACTTACAATAGCCCAAGAGCATGGCGTACGCTTTTCCTTAAAGCATATGACCTCTAA
- a CDS encoding DUF3109 family protein translates to MIVIDNVILSDDIAEKQFVCDLTKCKGACCIEGDLGAPLNEDELQKLEEVYDDVKPYLMERGVEEIEKQGKYIKDFEGDYSTPTIDDRECAYAIYLEDGTLSCGIEKAYRDGKIDYRKPISCYLYPIRITKYDNYDALNYDRWDICADACTLGESLKVEVYKFLKQPLTDKYGAEWYAKLEKEIQDRKEILGK, encoded by the coding sequence ATGATAGTAATAGACAACGTAATACTCAGCGACGATATTGCAGAAAAGCAATTTGTATGCGATCTCACCAAGTGTAAAGGAGCTTGTTGTATTGAAGGTGATTTAGGCGCTCCTTTGAATGAGGACGAACTCCAAAAATTAGAAGAGGTCTACGATGACGTAAAACCTTATCTGATGGAAAGAGGGGTTGAAGAGATTGAGAAACAAGGAAAATATATCAAAGATTTTGAAGGCGATTACTCAACTCCAACTATTGATGATAGAGAATGTGCATATGCTATCTATTTAGAAGATGGGACACTTTCTTGCGGGATTGAGAAGGCTTACAGAGATGGAAAGATTGATTATAGAAAACCAATCTCTTGTTATTTATATCCAATCAGAATCACTAAGTATGATAATTATGATGCTTTGAACTACGACAGATGGGACATTTGTGCAGATGCTTGTACCCTTGGTGAGAGTTTAAAAGTGGAAGTATATAAATTCTTGAAGCAGCCATTGACCGATAAATACGGGGCAGAATGGTATGCTAAGCTTGAAAAAGAGATTCAAGACCGAAAAGAAATTCTCGGTAAATAG
- a CDS encoding SRPBCC family protein, which yields MKFFRNLLLGSGSMMLLLFIVSSFFPSDLVVQREITINATKAEVYQEIAILRNWTHWALSEDEIKQVQGQFEGNIEGTGATYSWYLEDGVQNQMEITKTEGDSLIEMTTKTSAGYLATTTFIVKDVNGKTKVTWNEISDLGWNPVNKILIGLVDAESQIGEKYQLALETLKNYIEKE from the coding sequence ATGAAATTCTTTAGAAACCTTTTATTAGGGAGTGGCTCAATGATGCTACTATTATTTATCGTATCATCTTTCTTTCCATCTGATTTGGTAGTTCAAAGAGAAATCACAATTAATGCAACAAAAGCAGAAGTATACCAAGAAATAGCAATTCTCAGAAATTGGACACATTGGGCTTTATCAGAAGATGAAATAAAACAGGTACAAGGACAATTTGAAGGGAATATAGAAGGAACTGGTGCTACATATTCTTGGTATTTAGAAGACGGTGTTCAAAACCAAATGGAAATTACGAAAACAGAAGGTGATTCATTGATTGAAATGACGACAAAAACTTCAGCTGGATATTTAGCAACTACAACTTTTATAGTTAAGGATGTAAATGGGAAAACTAAAGTGACTTGGAATGAGATAAGCGATCTTGGATGGAATCCTGTAAATAAGATTTTGATAGGTTTAGTTGATGCTGAAAGTCAAATAGGAGAGAAGTATCAATTGGCTTTGGAAACGCTAAAAAACTATATAGAAAAAGAATAA
- the mtaB gene encoding tRNA (N(6)-L-threonylcarbamoyladenosine(37)-C(2))-methylthiotransferase MtaB has product MKKVAFYTLGCKLNFSESSTIGRQFEEKGYKRVEFSDTPDIFIINTCSVTDNADKKCRKIVKEAKKISPDAYIAIIGCYAQLKPTEIANIEGVDAVLGAAEKFRLLELIDTFKKEDTTKVFAQEIKETRSFVSGFSMNDRTRTFLKVQDGCNYNCTFCTIPMARGKSRSGTIDSVLEDAQKVGVSDVKEVVLTGVNIGDFGIIDGKREVRFYDLIKELDKVEGVERYRISSIEPNLLTEEILDFCQDSEKFVPHYHIPLQSGSDKILRLMRRRYLRDLYKQRVDQIKDRDPNACIGVDVIVGFPGETEEDFLDTYNFLNELNVSYFHVFSYSERPNTPAIDMEGVVDTGERHRRSKMLRILSDKKKRAFYETQLGSKQVALFEDEIKDGFMYGFTENYVKVRAKYDPMLVNELKEVELVAINDDLTVEVKEPEIVYESH; this is encoded by the coding sequence ATGAAAAAAGTAGCATTTTATACATTAGGATGTAAATTGAATTTCTCTGAATCTTCTACAATTGGACGTCAGTTCGAAGAGAAAGGATATAAGAGAGTTGAATTTTCAGATACACCAGATATTTTCATAATTAATACCTGTTCGGTAACTGACAATGCAGACAAGAAGTGTCGTAAGATTGTAAAGGAGGCAAAGAAGATATCTCCTGATGCTTATATTGCAATTATTGGCTGCTATGCACAGTTAAAGCCTACCGAAATCGCGAATATAGAAGGTGTTGATGCTGTATTGGGTGCTGCAGAAAAATTCAGACTGCTTGAGCTGATTGACACTTTCAAGAAGGAAGATACAACTAAAGTTTTCGCTCAAGAAATTAAAGAAACTCGCTCTTTCGTAAGTGGTTTCTCAATGAACGACCGAACACGTACTTTCCTTAAAGTCCAAGATGGCTGTAACTACAATTGTACGTTCTGTACAATACCAATGGCAAGAGGTAAAAGTCGAAGTGGTACAATTGATTCTGTATTAGAAGATGCTCAAAAAGTAGGCGTATCAGACGTAAAAGAGGTTGTACTTACAGGTGTAAATATTGGAGACTTTGGTATCATAGATGGTAAGCGTGAAGTCCGTTTTTACGATCTGATCAAAGAACTTGACAAAGTAGAAGGAGTAGAGCGTTACCGTATTTCATCTATCGAACCTAACCTTCTTACTGAGGAAATTTTAGATTTCTGTCAAGATTCTGAAAAGTTTGTACCTCATTACCATATTCCGTTACAGTCTGGTTCAGATAAGATTTTACGTCTGATGAGAAGACGATATTTGAGAGACCTTTACAAACAAAGAGTTGATCAGATCAAAGACAGAGATCCTAATGCTTGTATTGGGGTTGATGTTATCGTTGGTTTCCCTGGTGAAACAGAAGAGGATTTCTTGGATACATACAATTTCTTGAATGAGTTAAATGTATCATACTTCCACGTATTCTCATATTCTGAAAGACCAAATACACCTGCTATAGACATGGAAGGTGTTGTAGATACTGGTGAAAGACACAGACGTTCTAAAATGCTTCGTATTCTTTCAGATAAAAAGAAAAGAGCATTCTATGAAACTCAGCTAGGAAGCAAGCAAGTAGCTCTATTTGAAGATGAAATTAAAGATGGATTTATGTATGGCTTTACGGAAAACTATGTGAAAGTTCGTGCTAAATATGATCCTATGCTTGTAAATGAGTTGAAGGAAGTAGAGTTAGTAGCGATAAATGATGATTTGACTGTTGAGGTTAAAGAGCCAGAAATTGTTTACGAATCGCATTAA
- a CDS encoding PP2C family protein-serine/threonine phosphatase, translating into MNQEITNNYTGLNSISNFIKSQENKKRELFKGSMIVIAISCVLYVVLMYFVEYFSGAIIASTIGTAMIGLIFLNKRNILKEETLHTIYPILLHSLILGIICTSGGVKSPGTVWYGGVFTESFFYGGLKKGRISSGFAIVALIFISILEFSGVQIPNHLNPNYVEVITYPTYIGFLACLIYVLYTYQKWNVDAQNSLKDLTDEILTQNEELNQQKEEISSQNEHLANFQKLMYSSLNYGRKIQTSVFNYTKELKSVFKDSFVYQRPRNIVSGDFYWFQSIDDKHILVVTDCTGHGVPSAFLTLLASSYLKKIIDEQQITDPSLILQQMNRLILDEFNEERNEGMDMGIAVFDLKKEKLVYSGAKVPLYQVRDGNIQEIKGSVYPIGDARQLDKKYETINIDLRTEDTYYLASDGFQDQFGGDKDRKFMKKKFRELLHSYEGMSMNVQRRRLEQTYNSWKGSQSQTDDIIVVGVKI; encoded by the coding sequence ATGAACCAAGAAATAACAAACAACTATACTGGATTAAACAGTATAAGTAACTTTATTAAAAGCCAAGAAAATAAGAAAAGAGAACTCTTTAAAGGCTCGATGATAGTAATCGCTATCTCATGTGTTCTTTATGTTGTACTCATGTATTTTGTGGAATATTTCAGTGGCGCTATTATAGCGTCTACGATAGGTACAGCGATGATTGGCTTGATCTTTCTAAACAAGAGAAATATTCTTAAAGAAGAAACCCTACATACAATTTATCCAATATTACTTCATTCCCTTATTTTAGGTATAATATGTACAAGTGGAGGGGTTAAATCACCAGGTACAGTTTGGTACGGAGGTGTATTTACCGAGTCATTTTTTTACGGAGGATTAAAAAAAGGTCGTATTTCAAGTGGATTTGCCATCGTTGCACTTATTTTTATTTCCATTCTAGAATTTTCAGGTGTTCAAATTCCAAATCACTTGAATCCTAATTATGTTGAGGTGATCACCTATCCGACTTATATCGGTTTTTTAGCCTGCTTAATTTATGTACTTTATACTTATCAAAAATGGAATGTCGATGCTCAGAATAGCTTAAAAGATCTGACGGATGAAATTCTCACTCAGAATGAAGAATTAAATCAACAAAAAGAGGAAATTTCATCTCAAAATGAGCACTTAGCTAACTTCCAAAAGTTGATGTATTCTAGCCTAAACTATGGACGTAAAATACAAACATCTGTATTCAATTATACCAAAGAATTGAAGAGTGTTTTTAAAGACTCATTTGTATACCAAAGACCAAGAAATATTGTAAGTGGTGATTTCTATTGGTTTCAATCCATTGATGATAAGCATATTTTAGTAGTTACGGATTGTACAGGACATGGAGTACCGAGTGCTTTCTTGACATTATTAGCCTCGTCGTATTTGAAGAAAATTATAGATGAACAACAAATCACTGACCCTTCTTTAATACTCCAACAAATGAACAGATTGATACTGGATGAATTTAATGAAGAAAGAAATGAAGGGATGGACATGGGAATTGCTGTTTTTGACCTAAAGAAAGAAAAATTGGTCTATAGCGGTGCTAAAGTTCCATTATATCAAGTTCGAGATGGTAATATCCAAGAAATTAAAGGGAGTGTTTACCCAATAGGTGACGCGCGTCAGTTAGATAAGAAATATGAAACTATAAATATTGATCTCAGAACTGAGGATACATATTATTTAGCTTCAGATGGCTTCCAAGACCAATTTGGAGGAGATAAAGATCGTAAGTTTATGAAAAAGAAGTTCAGAGAACTACTTCATTCTTATGAAGGTATGTCTATGAATGTTCAAAGACGAAGATTGGAACAAACCTACAATAGCTGGAAGGGAAGTCAATCTCAAACAGATGACATTATCGTGGTTGGTGTTAAAATATAA
- a CDS encoding tyrosine-type recombinase/integrase translates to MNDSLTTLNTNALTNELSPLQNSVAWYIEDVITLYHDYLVIQLSEGSEEYTSEIVRVNKDLLAKAKSNLKHFLLYLIEYQRGYIQDPVTSFNGYVNYLEVKVERGDFTQNRLYNFKAYHSSYRKYPELKGFIPWLTQQQIQRVSQDQSAQQLIKETPILSAFKAWLKTHSKLTRETKYPKDATDIVSKFLDWVRIKQNENFQITVLLVNEYLESKNHLKVSSLNKYLKWIKVFCQFYLENLEAETPYNERGQNFHRSSEEIKRILNLKPKQDDEESIVRIAIPENYIYKMLNEADEKQTLIIQLGLQMGLRASSMLHLTPSDINFEYNKVDLWLKGKNNKRTLPMPPTLSNLLEDYIKKHSIKSNDRILGFKGENSSSMSAHFSNFLKRIELKEVWKHGKHYPISLHSLRHTFAYNTIDKYGLLMTSKLLCHESVDVTEKYYLADKLSDTMQRVYEMSEDEIKKMKETW, encoded by the coding sequence ATGAACGATTCACTAACCACTTTAAATACAAATGCATTAACAAATGAACTTTCACCTTTACAGAATAGTGTCGCTTGGTATATAGAAGATGTAATAACACTTTATCACGACTATTTAGTAATTCAACTATCTGAAGGTTCAGAGGAATACACATCTGAAATTGTAAGGGTAAACAAAGACTTACTTGCCAAAGCAAAATCGAACTTAAAACACTTTCTATTATATCTAATTGAATATCAAAGGGGTTATATTCAAGATCCTGTAACGAGCTTCAATGGCTATGTGAATTATTTAGAAGTAAAAGTTGAACGAGGAGACTTTACACAGAATAGATTATACAATTTCAAGGCTTATCATTCTTCATATAGAAAATACCCTGAATTGAAGGGCTTTATACCTTGGCTTACTCAACAACAAATACAAAGGGTTAGTCAAGATCAGTCTGCCCAGCAATTGATAAAAGAAACCCCTATCCTATCTGCATTTAAAGCTTGGTTAAAGACACATTCCAAACTTACAAGAGAAACGAAGTACCCAAAGGACGCTACGGATATCGTTTCAAAATTTTTAGATTGGGTAAGAATAAAACAAAATGAGAATTTTCAAATAACCGTTCTGTTAGTTAACGAATATCTTGAGTCAAAGAATCACCTTAAAGTCAGCTCTTTAAATAAGTATCTAAAATGGATTAAAGTGTTTTGTCAGTTCTATCTAGAAAACTTAGAGGCAGAAACACCTTATAATGAGAGAGGTCAAAACTTTCATAGATCATCTGAAGAAATCAAACGGATTTTAAATCTAAAACCAAAACAAGATGATGAAGAAAGTATCGTAAGGATTGCTATACCAGAGAATTATATTTATAAAATGCTAAATGAGGCGGATGAAAAACAGACACTTATCATACAGTTGGGGCTTCAAATGGGATTAAGAGCTTCTAGCATGTTGCACCTCACTCCTTCAGATATCAACTTCGAATATAATAAGGTAGATTTGTGGCTTAAGGGAAAGAATAATAAACGGACATTACCAATGCCGCCTACCCTTTCTAACCTTTTAGAAGACTATATTAAAAAGCATTCGATAAAAAGTAATGACCGAATTTTAGGATTTAAAGGAGAAAATAGCTCTTCAATGTCTGCTCACTTTAGCAATTTTTTAAAACGAATAGAGCTGAAAGAAGTATGGAAACATGGTAAACATTACCCTATTTCATTACATAGCCTAAGGCATACTTTTGCATATAATACAATAGACAAATATGGATTACTCATGACTAGTAAATTACTGTGTCATGAATCTGTTGATGTAACTGAAAAATATTACTTAGCAGACAAACTATCTGACACCATGCAAAGAGTGTATGAAATGTCAGAAGATGAAATAAAGAAGATGAAAGAAACATGGTAA
- the accC gene encoding acetyl-CoA carboxylase biotin carboxylase subunit, with the protein MFKKILVANRGEIALRVIRACSEMGIKSVAVYSTADKNSLHVKFADEAVCIGPAPSPQSYLDIQRIIAAAEITNSDAIHPGYGFLAENDKFSKICEENNIKFIGADAEMILGMGDKATAKATMKAAGVPTIPGSDGLLDSVQQGLEVAEVVGYPVILKATAGGGGRGMRIVNEPSEFQKAWDSARQEAGAAFGNDGMYLEKFVVEPRHVEIQVLGDAHGNAFHLSERDCSIQRRHQKLVEETPSPALTPEIREKMGAAAIAGAKAINYEGAGTVEFLLDKYGDFYFMEMNTRIQVEHPVTEEATDVDLIKEQIKAAAGVELTVGNQEPQMCVMECRINAEDPANDFRPSPGKIESLHFPGGLGVRVDSHVYAGYVIPPNYDSMIAKLIVKAPTREEVVTRMKRALKEFVIEGIKTTIPFHLKLMDNEQFKSGDFTTKFLDENSYETL; encoded by the coding sequence GTGTTTAAGAAAATATTAGTTGCGAATAGGGGAGAGATCGCATTAAGAGTAATCCGTGCTTGTTCCGAAATGGGAATTAAGTCAGTAGCGGTTTATTCTACAGCAGATAAAAACAGTCTTCATGTGAAATTTGCAGATGAAGCTGTTTGTATAGGACCAGCCCCAAGTCCACAGTCATACTTGGATATTCAAAGAATCATTGCAGCAGCAGAAATTACAAATTCTGATGCAATCCACCCTGGATATGGATTCTTAGCTGAGAATGACAAATTCTCTAAAATTTGTGAGGAGAATAACATTAAATTTATTGGTGCAGATGCTGAAATGATCCTAGGAATGGGTGATAAAGCAACAGCTAAAGCAACAATGAAAGCAGCTGGTGTACCAACAATTCCTGGTTCTGACGGATTGCTTGACTCAGTTCAACAAGGTCTTGAAGTTGCAGAGGTAGTTGGCTATCCAGTAATTTTGAAAGCTACTGCTGGTGGTGGTGGTAGAGGTATGCGTATCGTAAACGAACCATCTGAATTCCAAAAAGCTTGGGACAGTGCTCGTCAAGAGGCTGGTGCTGCATTTGGTAATGACGGTATGTACCTTGAGAAATTCGTAGTTGAACCTCGTCACGTTGAAATTCAAGTACTTGGAGATGCTCACGGAAACGCTTTCCACTTGTCGGAACGTGATTGTTCTATCCAGCGTAGACACCAAAAGTTAGTAGAAGAAACACCTTCTCCAGCTTTGACTCCTGAAATTAGAGAAAAGATGGGTGCTGCAGCTATCGCAGGTGCTAAAGCCATCAATTACGAAGGAGCTGGTACTGTTGAATTCTTGCTTGATAAATACGGAGATTTCTATTTCATGGAGATGAATACTCGTATTCAAGTGGAACACCCTGTGACAGAAGAAGCTACTGATGTTGATTTGATTAAAGAACAAATCAAAGCAGCAGCAGGAGTGGAACTTACTGTTGGAAACCAAGAACCACAAATGTGCGTGATGGAATGTCGTATTAATGCTGAAGATCCAGCTAATGATTTCCGTCCGTCACCTGGTAAAATTGAATCATTGCATTTCCCTGGTGGATTGGGAGTTAGAGTAGATAGCCATGTATACGCAGGCTACGTAATTCCTCCAAACTATGATTCAATGATTGCAAAGCTTATTGTGAAAGCTCCAACTCGTGAAGAAGTTGTAACGCGTATGAAACGTGCTTTGAAAGAGTTTGTGATTGAAGGTATTAAAACAACGATACCATTCCATTTGAAACTAATGGATAATGAGCAATTCAAATCAGGAGATTTTACAACGAAATTCCTAGATGAAAACTCTTATGAAACTCTTTAA